The genomic DNA AAGGGTGGAAGAGGATCCTGCCATTCCTCGGACCCGCCTTCATCGCAGCCGTCGCCTATATCGATCCAGGTAACTTTGCGACCAACATCGCCGCAGGATCCACTTACGGCTATCAGCTGCTGTGGGTCATTGCCTTTTCCAATTTAATGGCCGTACTCATTCAATCTTTATCAGCAAAACTCGGCATCGCTACAGGACGGAATCTTCCTGAAGTTGCGAGGGATCGATTCTCCAAGAAAACATCGATCTTCCTCTGGTTCCAGAGCGAACTCGTCATCATCGCCACCGACCTTGCGGAATTCATCGGTGCCGCCCTGGGTCTCCATCTCATCTTTGGGATCGGCATGGTGCCGTCGGCCATCATTACGGCCGTCGCCTCCTTTGCGATTCTCGAAATGCAGCGCAGGGGATACCGGGCATTCGAGACGACGATCTCCGCCATGGTCATCATGGTCGTCCTGGCATTCGCCCTGCAGACATTTTTCGCCCAGCCGGACTGGGCAGCCGTCGGTATGGGGATCGTGACGCCATCCTTTGAGGGGACAGAGAGCATCATCCTCTCGGCAGGAATCCTCGGGGCCACCGTCATGCCCCACGCGATCTACCTTCATTCCGCTCTGACGAACAAGCGGATCGTCGGACGTTCGGAAAAAGAAAAGAAACAGATCTTCCGCTTTGAATTCATCGATATCGTCATCGCCATGATCGTCGCCGGTGCCATCAATATGAGCATGCTCATCATCGCAGCAGCCCTCTTCTTCGAGAAGGGCATGCGAATCGAGGATCTGACCGTCATGTTCAACGAACTCGGATCGAACCTTGGTTCATTCACCGCCATCCTGTTCGGCCTCGGTCTCTTGATTGCCGGTCTTTCCAGCTCCTCCGTGGGAACGATGACAGGTGATGTCGTCATGCAAGGCTTCATCCGCAGGCACATCAATCTGTACCTGCGCCGGGCAATCACGATGCTTCCGCCGCTGATCATCATCATCTCCGGCGTCAACGCAACCAAGGCGCTCGTCGTCAGTCAGGTGATCCTGTCATTCGGTATCGCCTTCGCCCTCGTCCCGCTCATCATGTTCACCAGCAACAAGGAGCTCATGGGCGAACTTCGGAATCACAAGGTGACCACCACCATCGCCTGGATCATTTGCGGAATCGTTATTCTCCTGAACGGTTACTTGATTATCGATACATTCCTTTGACCACGAAAAAAAGAGCATTCCACCCGGGATGCTCTTTTTTGTTGGTTAATTTGTTCACAAATCTGTCACTTACGAAAGAAGAACCTTCCTTGGTATCCTTAGCTTCATTACAAATGAATGAAGGAATGATCAATATGCCAAGCTCTAAAAAAGAAGGTCTCATATTCGGGGTGATGATGTGCTTCGGAATGGTGATCGTCATGTCACTCTATAACGCTGTCATTAACGGAACCATCCAAGATTTCTCCATGTTCTCCGTGGTCGAAATCGTCATAGGACTCGTGATTGCCCTGCTACTGGATATCGCCGTTGTCGGACCCCTTGCCAGGAAGATTGCGTTCAGCCTCCCCATCGACCGTTCAAAAAAAATCAACATGATCCTCGCCATGTCAACCTGCATGGTCATTGGAATGGTTCTCTTCATGTCAGTCTTCGGACTTGTGACAGCCGTCTTCGCTCACGGGTTGGAGGTGGAAAACCTCTTCACAGCCTACCTCATGATTGCCGGGAAGAATGTCATCATGGCATTGCCGCTACAGCTACTCATCATGGGGCCACTTGTACGGGGATTATTCACAAAAGTAGTGAAACCACGCCTTACACCTGCTGCTTGATCCCTTGTGATTCCCGCCCTTTATGATAATGGGCGGGAACACTCATTAAACAACCTCGAACAATACCGTCAACCCTATTCCTCCGCCGCTTCCAATGGCCGCTAACACGAAGCGGACACCGTTCCGTCTCTGCACCTCATAAAAAAGCCTCGTCACCATGATGCTTCCAGAGGCCCCGTATGGATGACCGATCGTCAAAGCACCGCCCGATACATTCAATTTTTCATAGGGGATGGAGAGCTCCGTGGCGCATGCGACAATCTTGGAGGCGAACGCTTCATTGATTTCGACCAAACCGATGTCGTCCATTGTAAGCTGATTGCGCTCGAGGATTTCCTTGATCGCCGGGATCGGTCCTGCGCCTGGAAAGTGGGGATGAACCCCGACGACTTCACTGTCCACAAAACGCAGAACGGGTTTTAAGCCCTTCTTTCTTGCAAGGGACTCCTCCATCACAAGGACAGCCGCAGCCCCGTCATGGATTCCGCAGCTATTCGCGGCCGTGACGGTGCCTCCCGGTTTGATGAGGGGTCTGGCCCTCTTCAACAATGCAGGAAGATTCCTCTTTTTCATCAGCTCTTCGTCAGTATCCACATCGGGAAGGGGGAGGATTTCCTGATGAACCATGCCATCCTCATGGGCCCGCCAGCTCCGATCAAAACTGAGGAGGGCATACTCATCCTGGGCTTCCTTCGTAATGAAGAATCGCTCGGCCACCAGCTCGGCTGCTGCTGGCATCTCGGGGTCCCCAAGTTCATCCGGTGAAAACCGGGCGCGACTTGGGAACGGTGAGGTGCTGACGCTTTCTGCTCCACCTGCAATGTATGCGTGCCCAGCCTCTCCCTGGATAAGGTGACAAGCAAGGCGGATCGCCTCCAATCCTGCACTGCACTGTCGGTCGATGGTCATTCCCGGTACAGCAAGAGGGATACACGCTTCGAGACTTGCCAGGCGCGCCACATTACCTCCTGGACCAACCACGTTTCCGAGGATGACATCACAAATGGGGACCTTGGCATCTCCGGCGAGATGACGGATAAGGGGAGCCGCCAATTCATGGACTTCCAGCTCCTTCAAAATTCCTCCGGCTTTTCCAATCGGGGTTCGCTTCGCCTGGACGATCACAGCCCTTTTCATACGGGAGACTCCAGCTGTCTTCGGAGCTCAGCCCTGGCTACTTTCCCGCTCGTCGTATAAGGGAGGGAGGGGACGAAGAGCCACCGTCTTGGCACTTTGTATCCAGCAAGATGATCCTTGCAGAAACGCTTCAATTCAAGTTTCTCCGCATGTCCAACTACCACAGCGACGGCGATCTGTCCCCAGTAAGTGTCGGGCATCCCGATGACGGCGACCTCTTCCACCCCCGGATGGCGGGCAAGGACCGTTTCAATCTCTTCCGGAAATAGATTGATGCCCCCGTACATAATCATGTTTTTCTCCCGTCCTTCAATGATCAGGAACCCGTCCTTATCAATCTTGCCCATATCATGGACCGTGGCCCACCCGTCTTTATCCCTTATCCCTTCAATCGTCCCGTCTTCCTCTTCATAGTAGCCGTCGATCAAGAAAGGACTCCGGACATGGATCTTCCCGACCTCATCAGGAGAGGTGATGACCCCTCCGCTGCGATCACGGATTTCGATTTCCACATGCCGGCACGGCTTTCCGACAGTCGAGGTCTTGGACTGTCCGTCTTGACCCGTTAGGAAGGAGACAAAACTCAACTCACCCGCTCCATAAAATTCGATCATTTCCATAGCGGGGAACATCATCCCGATTTTCGCCTTTGATTCCTCCGTCCATTTGGCCCCTGAGGAAAGAAGCTTGAATGTCCTCTCCACACTCTGCCCTTCTTTCAGGAAGGCTTCCACCATCGTCGGGACTACATAGAGGGCTGTGATGGGCCAGGACCCAAGCCACTCCATCGTCTGGCTTGGAGAGAATTTATCCAATAGATACACCGTTCCGCCAAGATGAAGCGTACTGATGGCTCCATAGAGGAAATGAGAGTGAAAAAGGGACCCCGGTATGAGAGTATGAACCGTTTCATCCAGTCCGAAGTCATGGACACTGCACTCGAAGCTCTTCACCCATGAATCATGGGAGCGCACGAAGGCCTTCGGACTGCCTGTCGTCCCGGAGGTAAAGCCTGTATAGAAAGGGGGATTGTCTCCAGGGGGTGTGATGGTTGTGAAAGGCGTATCCGCTATTTCTTGAAGACAATCTTCAACCTTTCTCGCCTCCGGAAATACTCCGTTCAAATGATTGAAGGATTTTTCAGTCATGATAATAATGCTAGGTTTCGAGAGGGACACCCGCTTCTCCAGTTCCGACTTCTTCCATTTCATGTCATAAGGGACGGCATTCCCCCCTGCCATGGCTGCCCCTGCGAAAAACTGCAGGAAGTCGATCCCGTTTGGCAGGAGGATACCGATTGTCCGATTGCCTGCATCCCTGGATTGTAGCCAAGCTGCTGTTCGCTCGACTGCTTCTGCCCACTCCCGATAGGTAACGTCTTTATCTTCTGTATGGATGGCTGTCTTTTCAGCTCTGATTTTTGCGTGCTGTGTATAAGCCTTGGTGATGGTCTTCATCGTTTCTCTCCTTTTGTATGGTCTGTTTTGACCCTTTCGTGGAATAGATGGCGGATTCCTTCTTATAAAGCAAAAAAGGACACAAGTGTGTCCTTTCGATTAAGCCGTTTTCGATAGATTGCCTGTCCGTTTCAACGAGCCCAGTGAGCGCATGATGACAGGATGGGTGCGGAGCTTGTAGACGAGGATCGACCCGACCACTGCCTTGATGATATCCCCCGGTATGTAGGCAAGGCTGACCTTCACCGTATCCATCATCGAAATACCCATGACCATTGCCTGCACCGGGATCCCGATCAGGTAGATAAGGAAGATGCCGACGGTAAGATTCACGAGTAGCACATGGTGGAATTTCACTTTTTTGAAAAGGGACAGTACATAGCCGATGACAAACGCCGTGACAGCCCATGAAATGATGTAGCCTCCGCTCGGACCGACGAAAACACCGAGTCCGCCGCGTCCACCAGATAGAAGGGGTACGCCCGCGGCGACAAGTAGAAGGAATACCGCCTGACTCATGAAACCCAGTCTAGCCCCCAGAATACCTCCCGACAGGAGCACACCCATCGTCTGAAGGGTAAGGGGAACCGGGGTGAAGCTAAGGGCGATGGACGGGATCAACCCGAATGAGCCCATTACGGCCGCGAAGACCGCCACTAAAGTCATTTCTCTGATTTTCATATGATGATCACCTGTTTTTATGTCATTTGATAGTTTTATCATAGACACTGGGATGATTTATGTCAACTTAATTTTATTACAGGTTTACATATAAAAATTCACCCTGTTAAGAGTAGCTTCTAAATGAAAAACCACCGGAGAGCTCCTGATCAGAGGCGGTCCGGTGGCACACAAACAATCGTTTATTTTAATACATCATCCTTATAGTCGGTGTCGACTTCGCCAACGAGGTAATCACCGTCAACTTTCTCCATGATCCAGAACACGACTTCTTCATCCTCATCCTCAGATTTCTTTGGACTTACCATGACGACTTCCCATGGATTCTGGTATTGTTCATCTAAATCTTCCTCAATCTCTTTAAGCAGGTTCTTTTTTTTGATGGTTTCGAAGTTCAACTTCTCTACCCCGCCCATCTCGCGGACCATTCCTGCAACCATATCAATTGAACCAACAAGATCGCTGTTACCCCCGACAATGTTGTTATAGGTTTCTTCATCGTTCTTAAGTGCGGCCTTATAAAGGGCTTCGACTGCCTTATCAGGTGAACTCCCAATCGAACAGGCACTTGTCAGTAAAACTAGACCGGCCATCAGTACATACAGTAGTTTTTTCATGTTGAATCTCCCATTCTACTCTCTATTTTTAAACCATTGACTAGAATACGATAAAAAGGAATATTATTCAATCTTTTTAGGTATTTATTAGTAGGTATTTATATTCATTAAATGCACAAAAAGAAGACGGCAGGGTCATCTGCCGTCCTGAAGGATTATAGTTCTTCACCATTTGTTTCAATCACTTTTTGATACCAGGCGAAGGAGTCTTTTTTCGAACGGTTCAATGTACCGTTTCCGTCGTCATCTTGATCCACATAGATGAACCCGTAGCGCTTGGACATTTCCGAAGTAGACATGCTCACAAGGTCGATCGGTCCCCAAGCGGTGTAGCCCATAAGATCGACTCCGTCCTTCACGGCTTCCTTCATCTGCTCGATATGCTGACGAAGGTAGTCGATGCGGTAAGGATCGTGGATGGAACCATCCTCTTCAACCGTGTCGTATGCTCCAAGACCATTTTCCACGACGAATAGTGGTTTTCCGTAGCGGGTTTGGAAATCCTGAAGAGCCACGCGGAGGCCTTTCGGATCGATCTGCCAGCCCCAGTCGGATGACTCGAGGTATTGGTTCTTCACTGCACCCTCTACTAGGTTTCCAGCCGTTGCTTCGAATTCACCGTGGGTTGTCACGGAAATGGACATGTAATAACTGAACGAGATGAAATCTACCGGGTACTGCTTCAGGATCTCGTCGTCTCCTCTTTCCTTGATGACTTCAATGCCGTTTTCAGCGAAGTATCGGTTCATGAAGGACGGGTACTCCCCTTTGGCATGGACGTCGGTGAAGAACAGGTTGAGGTCGTTCATGCGCTGTGCTTTCAGGACATCATCTGGATGGTTCGTCACAGGATATGTCTGCATGCGGGCAAGCATACAGCCTACCTGTGCACCCGGGATGATCTCATGGGCAAGCTTCGTCACCAATGCACTCGCCACGAATTGGTGGTGGGCTGCCTGGTAGGCAATCTGATCGCTTGTTTTCTCAGGGAGGCGATCGATGAGGACTCCTCCACCGGTGTACGGGCTGTGCGTGATCACGTTGATTTCATTGAACGTCAGCCAGTATTTCACGTAGTCCTTATAGCGGGTGAACACCGTTTCGGCGTAGCGGACGTAGAAGTCGATGACTTCACGGCTGTACCAACCGTTATATGTGCGCGTCAGTTCTAGTGGTGTCTCATAGTGGGACAGGGTCACGAGCGGCTCGATATCATATTTCTTCAGTTCCTTAAAGACGTTCTCATAGAATTGAAGGCCTGCTTCATTCGGCTCGGCATCGTTGCCGTTCGGGAAGATCCTCGCCCAGTTGATGGAGAGGCGGAACACTTTGAAGCCAAGCTCGGCAAACAACGCGATATCTTCTTTATAGCGATGATAAAAGTCGATTCCGTCACGTTTCGGGAAGCGATCGTCGATTTTGCCCGCAAGGACATCCTCGATGTATTGGGAAGTCACGTCCATTTTCACGTTGAGTCCGCGCTTTTCCTTCGGGATATGAGGGACCATATCAGCTGTCGAAAGACCTTTTCCATCAAGATTGTATGCTCCTTCCACCTGATTCGCAGCTGTCGCTCCGCCCCATAGGAAGTCTGGTTTGAATCCTGTTATTGTTTTCGTCATGTTTCATCGTCCCTTTCTATAATGGAATGCTTTGGAGACTGCTGCTCTGCAGCCTCCAAGCTGTATTTATTTCACTAATGTCAGCAGTTGTTCTCCTTCAAAGATCGGGCCGGATTCGTTCATCGGCAGCACATCCAGATAATCGGCCGTATTGGTGATGATCACCATGGTGACCGCCTCCAAGCCCGCTTCCTTGATGGCGCCGCGGTCAAACTCGACGAGCACCTGACCGGCTTCGATCCGGTCATTCGTTGCGACATGGGCCTTGAAGTGCTCACCCTTCAAGGAAACCGTATCAATCCCGATATGGATGAGGATTTCTTCACCGTTGTCCCCCTTGATCCCAATGGCATGCTTGGAATCGGCAAGGACCATGATTGTGCCGCTGATTGGCGCCACAATACGGTTGGCAGATGGTTCAATCGCAATCCCTTTTCCCATGATCTCTTCGGCAAAGGTCGCGTCGGATACGTCTTTCAGTGGAACAATGGTTCCTTCAAGAGGAGACTGGATGCTTCCTTGTTTACCAGTAGCAATCGGTTGTTTCGGCTCAGTATCTGTTTTTACAGTCGCACCGTCTTCCGGGATATCCTCGAACCCAAGGATCAGGACAAGGATGAACGGAAGGAGAAGCGAAAGGACGAACAGGATGATGGCAATGATGATCGCAGCTGATGCACCGCTCGGATCTGCGAAGACCGGGAGGGAGAATACCCCCACAAGTCCGCCGAGTGCGAAGGCTTTGAATCCGTACCAGCCGGCAAACGCCCCAAGGACGGCACTGGAACCCAACGCGTATACAAATGGCTTTTTCAGTTTCATATTGACCCCGTACATGGCCGGCTCGGTGATTCCGATAGTGGCGGAGATCCCTGCCGAGATTGCCATTTGACGAAGTGCTTTATTCTTAGTACGTACAGCCACACCGAATGCGGATCCGGCCTGTCCCAGGTTGCTGATGAACATCATCGGCTGTAGGACAGCGTCATTGCCGTATAGGTTCAAATTTTGGATGGCAATCGGAACGAATGCATAGTGCATTCCGGTCATGATGATCAACGGCATCAACCCGGCCATTAACGCTCCTGCGACAGGACCTGCATGTGTGAAGAGCCACAGGAAGATATCAGATAAGCCGTTTCCTAGGTTGGTTCCAAGCGGGCCGATCACCCAGAGGGTAAGAGGCATAACAATCAACAAAGTGATCATCGATGAGAACATAAGTGAAATGACTGATGGAATCACTTTTTTCACTAAGTTGTACACGTACTTTAGCAGAATGACGCCGAGGATGATCGGTACGACGCTTGATGCATAGCTCAATACAGGAATCGAGATGAAATCTGCACCGAACAAGGTGAAGCTTTTCGCGTCGGTAAAACCGTTGGCTGCATTCATAAACGTCGGGTACATAAGCGTTCCAGCCACGGCAAGAGCCAAGTATTCATTGGTCTTTAGCTTACGGGCAGCAGATACGGCCAGGAAGAACGGCATGAAGTAGAACACGCTGTCTCCTATGGCATTAAGTACGGCATACGTGTCTCCCGTATCCTTCAACCATCCGACAGTAACAAACAGGGCCAAGAACCCTTTCAGTAACCCCGCACCGGCAAGAGCCGGCAGGATCGGAGTGAAGATACCGGAAATGAAGTCCATGACTGCAGACAACGCGCCTTGCTTTTGTCCTTTGCCTTCCGGAGCACTCCCGGATCCGCCCACAAGCGGTTCAACTTCCTCGAATACATCCGATACCGTGTTCCCGATGATCACCTGGAACTGATCACCTGAAAACTGGGCGCCAAGCACCCCGTCGATTGATTTGATTGTATCGATATTGACCTTTTCTTTGTCATGAAGATTGAAGCGGAGCCGGGTGACACAATGCCACGCCTGATCGACGTTCCCTCCACCTCCGATGTTTTCAACTACCTGTTCGGCTAATTCTCTATACTTCTTTGCCATCATTCGTTCCCCCTTTTTGTCCAAAAAAATACCCAAACGGAATCGGCCCTTTGGCCAAGTCCATTTGGGTAATGCCTGATCGAATCAGTAACAATCCACCATGAAGCTATTTAGCTGATTGGTTGGTGACGCGCCACACGTGAAGCGTGAGATACAGGGTCTCATTCGATGACAGCGTCCAGCCGTATTGCTTGAGGAGCAGGTGGGAGATTTTCTCCACTGCCCGGTAGGCTTTCTCATATTTGTTCTTCACGACCTCAAGTAAGGTGACATCGACTTCCTCGGGGTCGCCTTGTTCCTGTTTGAACTGCCGGATAAAGAAGTAGCGCAGATGCGTGATGAAGCGGGTGTAATTGAGGGAATCCTCATCAAGCTTCACCTGGAAGTGATACTGGACGATCTCGATGATCCGGTTGATCACTTCTGTCATCTTGAGTGTTTCTTCAATATCGGTTTTGCGTTCTTGCTGTCCGTTGACAAAATGATAGGTAATGAAGGTTTCTTCACTCTTCGGAAGCAGCACGTCCAGCCTGTCGAACACCTGACGGATGGCGTTTTTCGCCGCTGTGTATTCCTTCGGATAAAGATTCTTCACTTCCCACCGGTTCGTATCGGGATAGTCCACCCGTTCATTCGCTCGTTTAACGGCGAAATTCAGGTGATCGGCGAGGGTGAGGTAACTATTATTATTGAATGTGACCCCAAGCTCCGCCTCTGCATTCTTGATGATTTCCACTGAAACATCGAGGACCTCGGAATCAATTTCATCCAACACCTGCATCAATGGTCTGCGGGTCGATGACTGCTCTG from Rossellomorea marisflavi includes the following:
- a CDS encoding PRD domain-containing protein, yielding MKFSKAFNNNVALVEDPSGTEWIVMGTGVGFQRKKGDPIPEENIRRKFVAEQSSTRRPLMQVLDEIDSEVLDVSVEIIKNAEAELGVTFNNNSYLTLADHLNFAVKRANERVDYPDTNRWEVKNLYPKEYTAAKNAIRQVFDRLDVLLPKSEETFITYHFVNGQQERKTDIEETLKMTEVINRIIEIVQYHFQVKLDEDSLNYTRFITHLRYFFIRQFKQEQGDPEEVDVTLLEVVKNKYEKAYRAVEKISHLLLKQYGWTLSSNETLYLTLHVWRVTNQSAK
- a CDS encoding beta-glucoside-specific PTS transporter subunit IIABC; the encoded protein is MMAKKYRELAEQVVENIGGGGNVDQAWHCVTRLRFNLHDKEKVNIDTIKSIDGVLGAQFSGDQFQVIIGNTVSDVFEEVEPLVGGSGSAPEGKGQKQGALSAVMDFISGIFTPILPALAGAGLLKGFLALFVTVGWLKDTGDTYAVLNAIGDSVFYFMPFFLAVSAARKLKTNEYLALAVAGTLMYPTFMNAANGFTDAKSFTLFGADFISIPVLSYASSVVPIILGVILLKYVYNLVKKVIPSVISLMFSSMITLLIVMPLTLWVIGPLGTNLGNGLSDIFLWLFTHAGPVAGALMAGLMPLIIMTGMHYAFVPIAIQNLNLYGNDAVLQPMMFISNLGQAGSAFGVAVRTKNKALRQMAISAGISATIGITEPAMYGVNMKLKKPFVYALGSSAVLGAFAGWYGFKAFALGGLVGVFSLPVFADPSGASAAIIIAIILFVLSLLLPFILVLILGFEDIPEDGATVKTDTEPKQPIATGKQGSIQSPLEGTIVPLKDVSDATFAEEIMGKGIAIEPSANRIVAPISGTIMVLADSKHAIGIKGDNGEEILIHIGIDTVSLKGEHFKAHVATNDRIEAGQVLVEFDRGAIKEAGLEAVTMVIITNTADYLDVLPMNESGPIFEGEQLLTLVK
- a CDS encoding Nramp family divalent metal transporter; protein product: MKQSTKTTSAAEAVLRGDVKGWKRILPFLGPAFIAAVAYIDPGNFATNIAAGSTYGYQLLWVIAFSNLMAVLIQSLSAKLGIATGRNLPEVARDRFSKKTSIFLWFQSELVIIATDLAEFIGAALGLHLIFGIGMVPSAIITAVASFAILEMQRRGYRAFETTISAMVIMVVLAFALQTFFAQPDWAAVGMGIVTPSFEGTESIILSAGILGATVMPHAIYLHSALTNKRIVGRSEKEKKQIFRFEFIDIVIAMIVAGAINMSMLIIAAALFFEKGMRIEDLTVMFNELGSNLGSFTAILFGLGLLIAGLSSSSVGTMTGDVVMQGFIRRHINLYLRRAITMLPPLIIIISGVNATKALVVSQVILSFGIAFALVPLIMFTSNKELMGELRNHKVTTTIAWIICGIVILLNGYLIIDTFL
- a CDS encoding biotin transporter BioY; the encoded protein is MKIREMTLVAVFAAVMGSFGLIPSIALSFTPVPLTLQTMGVLLSGGILGARLGFMSQAVFLLLVAAGVPLLSGGRGGLGVFVGPSGGYIISWAVTAFVIGYVLSLFKKVKFHHVLLVNLTVGIFLIYLIGIPVQAMVMGISMMDTVKVSLAYIPGDIIKAVVGSILVYKLRTHPVIMRSLGSLKRTGNLSKTA
- a CDS encoding AMP-binding protein — protein: MKTITKAYTQHAKIRAEKTAIHTEDKDVTYREWAEAVERTAAWLQSRDAGNRTIGILLPNGIDFLQFFAGAAMAGGNAVPYDMKWKKSELEKRVSLSKPSIIIMTEKSFNHLNGVFPEARKVEDCLQEIADTPFTTITPPGDNPPFYTGFTSGTTGSPKAFVRSHDSWVKSFECSVHDFGLDETVHTLIPGSLFHSHFLYGAISTLHLGGTVYLLDKFSPSQTMEWLGSWPITALYVVPTMVEAFLKEGQSVERTFKLLSSGAKWTEESKAKIGMMFPAMEMIEFYGAGELSFVSFLTGQDGQSKTSTVGKPCRHVEIEIRDRSGGVITSPDEVGKIHVRSPFLIDGYYEEEDGTIEGIRDKDGWATVHDMGKIDKDGFLIIEGREKNMIMYGGINLFPEEIETVLARHPGVEEVAVIGMPDTYWGQIAVAVVVGHAEKLELKRFCKDHLAGYKVPRRWLFVPSLPYTTSGKVARAELRRQLESPV
- a CDS encoding glycoside hydrolase family 1 protein — translated: MTKTITGFKPDFLWGGATAANQVEGAYNLDGKGLSTADMVPHIPKEKRGLNVKMDVTSQYIEDVLAGKIDDRFPKRDGIDFYHRYKEDIALFAELGFKVFRLSINWARIFPNGNDAEPNEAGLQFYENVFKELKKYDIEPLVTLSHYETPLELTRTYNGWYSREVIDFYVRYAETVFTRYKDYVKYWLTFNEINVITHSPYTGGGVLIDRLPEKTSDQIAYQAAHHQFVASALVTKLAHEIIPGAQVGCMLARMQTYPVTNHPDDVLKAQRMNDLNLFFTDVHAKGEYPSFMNRYFAENGIEVIKERGDDEILKQYPVDFISFSYYMSISVTTHGEFEATAGNLVEGAVKNQYLESSDWGWQIDPKGLRVALQDFQTRYGKPLFVVENGLGAYDTVEEDGSIHDPYRIDYLRQHIEQMKEAVKDGVDLMGYTAWGPIDLVSMSTSEMSKRYGFIYVDQDDDGNGTLNRSKKDSFAWYQKVIETNGEEL
- a CDS encoding acetyl-CoA C-acyltransferase, which gives rise to MKRAVIVQAKRTPIGKAGGILKELEVHELAAPLIRHLAGDAKVPICDVILGNVVGPGGNVARLASLEACIPLAVPGMTIDRQCSAGLEAIRLACHLIQGEAGHAYIAGGAESVSTSPFPSRARFSPDELGDPEMPAAAELVAERFFITKEAQDEYALLSFDRSWRAHEDGMVHQEILPLPDVDTDEELMKKRNLPALLKRARPLIKPGGTVTAANSCGIHDGAAAVLVMEESLARKKGLKPVLRFVDSEVVGVHPHFPGAGPIPAIKEILERNQLTMDDIGLVEINEAFASKIVACATELSIPYEKLNVSGGALTIGHPYGASGSIMVTRLFYEVQRRNGVRFVLAAIGSGGGIGLTVLFEVV
- a CDS encoding DUF2798 domain-containing protein, translated to MPSSKKEGLIFGVMMCFGMVIVMSLYNAVINGTIQDFSMFSVVEIVIGLVIALLLDIAVVGPLARKIAFSLPIDRSKKINMILAMSTCMVIGMVLFMSVFGLVTAVFAHGLEVENLFTAYLMIAGKNVIMALPLQLLIMGPLVRGLFTKVVKPRLTPAA